TATCCTGCTGGTGCCCCGGACATCTGGGTTTCATGGAAAAAGGCCCTGTCCTAACAAACGGGCGATTAGCCACCAGGCACATCAAACGAGACGTTTAGCCTACTGATAAAACAGCTCCTATGAAGAACATGGTGTCACCAGACTTAACGGTTTAATTAGTTTTGTTTGATTTTTAAGCGGTCCTCACCCCTGACTCTCTCCACCCCCACCCCTTCCCTCCCCGTCCAGGGGGAGGGTGAGGGAGGGAGAGAGACCTGGGGTGAGAGGGGGGAAGCGAATAACCCAAAATTAACTTTACAAAGTAGTAGGTCAAACGTCCCCGTTTGACATCAAAGTAGTACACTGTTTACTTAATTTTGGTCTCATAGGGCTGCTTTCACTCCCCAGCTCTCCTCTCCCACAGCGTGGGAGAGGGGCCGGGGGTGAGGGCCACTTAAACGTTAAACAAAACTAAGTAAACAAGGTAGGAGTAGGTCAAACGTCCCCGTTTGACCTCACAGGTTATAGTTAATTTTATCCTGGAAGGGTGTCAGGCTTATGAGAACCATCTCAGGATTCGAAGAGCCCCTTCCTTAACGGGAGATCGATGGGTAGAAGCAACGGTAGAGGTTTTAATTTGCTCCCGGTGGGCCAGATACCATTCATAGGAATCGATCAGCATGTCGATATTGCCCCATTTGGGCTGCCAATTCAATTCCTGTTTGGCACGGGATATATCGTAGTAGGATTCTTTTCCATACGTAAGGTAGTGATAGGGTGCCAGCGGGACCAGGCGTAGTGCAGAGAGTAATTTCATCATAGTCACGGCTGGTAGAACCGGTAGGGATTTTACCCGACTCCCTGTTTTAGCATGGGCAATCAATCCTTCCAGGGACTCTCGCAAGGTACCGAAGCGCTCGGCACCCAGGTTATATACGGCGAAACCAGGCCGCTCAGATGCCTTTATACAAGCCTCTATGACGTCTTCAACGTGGACAAATTGATAAAGATTATCTCCCTTACCGAGTACATAAACCGTCCGCCCTTCGGCAATCCAATCAAAAAGAATCTGAAAAATTCCCAGGCGACCTCGTCCTACCATGGCTCTTGGGCGAATAATGGTAATATCAAGACCCTTTTCGAGGTATTGTCGACATAATTTCTCTCCTTCCAGCTTGGTTCGCCCGAAATCTTCGTGGGGATGTGGCTCTACGGTTTCATCTATGGGATTCCTGGGGGGTATCCCGAATACCGCCGTGGAGGAGATGTAGATGATTTTTTTGACTCCAACTTCTTTAGCCGCTTTGAGTAAATTTTCCGTACCGTTCCGATTAACACTCCAAAAGAGTTTTCGATCCCGTGCTAAGGGTACCTGGGCTACTGCATGGAAAATAACCTCGACTTTTTCACAGGCCCGACGAACCAAGGGATAATCTCGAATATCCCCTTGAATAAAATCAACTTGCCGGGGTCGATCCAGGTCATCTACAAGATCAAAGACCCGCACCCTGGCTCCCAGATTGAATAACCTGCGAACCATTAAAGAACCAAGATATCCTGAACCACCAGTCACTAAGTAGGTTAAACGTCTGGTTTGAATAGTAGACATTTAGATAATAATCCCCTTCTCCAGGCACCATCGGATGGATCTTCGCATCCCCTCTTCCAAATCAATTTTTGGATCGTATCCTAATTCCTTCTGGGCTTTGAGAGAGGAGCAAACAATGTTTTTATTCATCTCCGATAATACGTGGATTTTCTGGTTATAGAAACCCATACGTTGAAGTAATCCATCACAAAGTTGCGCCACCTCACCGACTACATGGGGCAAGTGGAGTCGCCTGTGGGCAACCCGGATCCCGAATTCTGTTTCCAGTAAGTGTTCAATAGTAGCCACGATTTCATTCAGAGTATAGGGTCGTCGATCTGCTATCCAATAAGTCTGGCCGTTGGCTACCGGACTCTGTTCACTCAGGAGTAATCCCTGGCAAATATTATCCACATAGGCCATGGAACGTCGATTTTCTCCATCTCCTACTATGGGGACTGTACCCTTTTTAATCATCTTAAAGAAGAGGGTCTGACGGGGGGGTTGGTCGGGACCATAAAACCAGGGGGGACGGATAATCACCGTCTCCAATTTGTTCTGGGCTTGATATTCGCGTACTACCTCTTCCATGAGCATTTTGGAACGGCCATAACCCATGTAAGGATTATAGGGGGAACTTTCGGTAAAAAAATGATTTCGATGGGGATTTGTCCCGATGGGAGAGTTAGATGATACGACCACAGCCCGGCGTACGCCAGCTTCGGCTGCGGCCCGGAGTAGATTACGTGTCCCATCTACATTTACTTCAAAAAACTCCCGCACACGTCGGACCGGATGAATAACCCCTGCACAATGAAACAGCGTAGCTCCCTCGGCTCCTTGACAGAAGGACTTCATCGCTTCAAAATTACGTAAATCTCCTTCGAAGATCTCTATCCGTTCTGAAATGGTTCGAATCTCGGAGATGTCGGATCCGGGTAAGACCAGGCACCGTATCTGTCGGGATGGGTGATTTTCCCATAAAGATGGAACCTCGGGAAGACCGGTAACCAGCACCCGAACCAGCCGGGTTCCAAGCCAACCGGGTACTCCGGTGACTAGGGTTAGAGGCATAGATTAAAACCGCAAATAAGAAGAGACAGGCAGTAGATCGTGAAGGTAGAAAAAGACAGGAAATCTTAAACGATTGATGTCAAACGGGGACGTTTGGCCTACAACCTGCCCTTCTCTTCTAAGAAATGTCTGACGTTACGTAAAGCAAGGGCCATAATCGTGCCTTGCGGATTAACACCGGGTGAATCCGGGATCAAGCTGGCATCTGCGATATAAAGATTCTCAAAACCATAAACTTTACCGAAGGAATCTGTGGCACAGAGGGCGTCATTTTCTCCCATAGGGCAGGTACTGAAGGCATGTACGGTCGTTAAGCTCATGGCCGATATGGGTATCGGTTTTTCCAGAAGCATCCGGCACTCGGCAAGGGAATTGAGTACAGAGGGTGCCTGCAGGGCCGGATAAAGTTTACGGGCGCCACCAGCAAATAAAACTTCACCCAGGCGAGCCAGTCCTATACTCAGGTTCCTCTGGTCCTGACGGGATAATCGATAACGAACGATGGCTTCATGGGTGAAGGGAAATACCCGCACGGTCCCTTGATTAGAGCCGCGACAGGCCGCATAATAGAGGGCCATTTGTCGCCAATTCCGCATAGCTTCTTGATTCTCAGTCCAATTTTCTGAAAGGGTCAGGGCCAGAAATCCCGGGGTAAACACAGACCCGCCTAAGGTAATATCCGGCCAGAATTCCTTTACCTGATAAATAGGAAGGGCCGTATGATGACTATCCAGAGGCTCATCGAATAAGGCTGCTACCTTTAACATGGGATGAATCCGCAGGTTATTGCCGATATTTCGCTTAATGCCGCTGGAACGCAGGAGTACAGGGGTCTGAATGGCTCCGCCACAGACAAAAACGAACTCTGCTTCGATGAGTACGTTGGATGTATAATACCTCTGAGGACGGCCCCATAAATTCCTCTCTCGGGCGGGCCTCTTAAGGACTCCAGAGACATGAGAGACACGCCCTCGCCGGTGATGAAGCCGTGTAATATGACAGTTGGATAATAAACGGGCACCGGCCCGCAACGCTCGAGGAATATAGGTTCGGGACATGGAGCGCTTCGCATCCGGCGCATAGGCGCTACCTCCCAGGTTTGTAGTCTGTGCCCGTGGCACTTCTTCAATGAGCCATCCCAGTTTTTCAGCCCCATACTTAAATCTGGCCGAGCTGGGAGGAAGCTCGTCTGAGTTAAGAAAAGAGATCCCTAACTCGATTTCAATCTCTTTAAAAAGTAACTCCAATGCTTCAACCGACAAATCCCGAACTCCATATATTTTTTGCCAGCG
The genomic region above belongs to Candidatus Limnocylindrales bacterium and contains:
- a CDS encoding NAD-dependent epimerase/dehydratase family protein, whose amino-acid sequence is MSTIQTRRLTYLVTGGSGYLGSLMVRRLFNLGARVRVFDLVDDLDRPRQVDFIQGDIRDYPLVRRACEKVEVIFHAVAQVPLARDRKLFWSVNRNGTENLLKAAKEVGVKKIIYISSTAVFGIPPRNPIDETVEPHPHEDFGRTKLEGEKLCRQYLEKGLDITIIRPRAMVGRGRLGIFQILFDWIAEGRTVYVLGKGDNLYQFVHVEDVIEACIKASERPGFAVYNLGAERFGTLRESLEGLIAHAKTGSRVKSLPVLPAVTMMKLLSALRLVPLAPYHYLTYGKESYYDISRAKQELNWQPKWGNIDMLIDSYEWYLAHREQIKTSTVASTHRSPVKEGALRILRWFS
- a CDS encoding NAD(P)-dependent oxidoreductase, whose translation is MPLTLVTGVPGWLGTRLVRVLVTGLPEVPSLWENHPSRQIRCLVLPGSDISEIRTISERIEIFEGDLRNFEAMKSFCQGAEGATLFHCAGVIHPVRRVREFFEVNVDGTRNLLRAAAEAGVRRAVVVSSNSPIGTNPHRNHFFTESSPYNPYMGYGRSKMLMEEVVREYQAQNKLETVIIRPPWFYGPDQPPRQTLFFKMIKKGTVPIVGDGENRRSMAYVDNICQGLLLSEQSPVANGQTYWIADRRPYTLNEIVATIEHLLETEFGIRVAHRRLHLPHVVGEVAQLCDGLLQRMGFYNQKIHVLSEMNKNIVCSSLKAQKELGYDPKIDLEEGMRRSIRWCLEKGIII
- a CDS encoding GMC family oxidoreductase, with translation MANNPRHKFTTQVLVIGSGAGGAITAATLAEAGYSVLIAEEGPEVNLSGMATHTPRAMQLLYRNGGLSPILGNTNIAFVEGCCVGGSTEINSAFWLHTPPEAVHRWQKIYGVRDLSVEALELLFKEIEIELGISFLNSDELPPSSARFKYGAEKLGWLIEEVPRAQTTNLGGSAYAPDAKRSMSRTYIPRALRAGARLLSNCHITRLHHRRGRVSHVSGVLKRPARERNLWGRPQRYYTSNVLIEAEFVFVCGGAIQTPVLLRSSGIKRNIGNNLRIHPMLKVAALFDEPLDSHHTALPIYQVKEFWPDITLGGSVFTPGFLALTLSENWTENQEAMRNWRQMALYYAACRGSNQGTVRVFPFTHEAIVRYRLSRQDQRNLSIGLARLGEVLFAGGARKLYPALQAPSVLNSLAECRMLLEKPIPISAMSLTTVHAFSTCPMGENDALCATDSFGKVYGFENLYIADASLIPDSPGVNPQGTIMALALRNVRHFLEEKGRL